A part of Lacerta agilis isolate rLacAgi1 chromosome 7, rLacAgi1.pri, whole genome shotgun sequence genomic DNA contains:
- the RPL30 gene encoding 60S ribosomal protein L30 has product MVAAKKTKKSLESINSRLQLVMKSGKYVLGYKQTLKMIRQGKAKLVILANNCPALRKSETEYYAMLAKTGVHHYSGNNIELGTACGKYYRVCTLAIIDPGDSDIIRSMPEQTSEK; this is encoded by the exons ATGGTGGCCGCCAAGAAGACG aaaaagTCCCTCGAGTCCATAAACTCTAGACTTCAGCTGGTTATGAAAAGTGGTAAATATGTACTGGGATACAAGCAGACTCTGAAAATGATCCGACAGGGCAAAGCCAAGTTGGTCATCCTAGCCAACAACTGCCCAGCTCTAAG GAAATCAGAAACTGAGTACTATGCTATGTTGGCCAAAACTGGTGTGCACCACTACAGCGGTAACAATATTGAATTGGGTACAGCTTGTGGGAAGTACTACAGAGTGTGTACACTTGCCATCATTGACCCAG gTGATTCTGACATCATTAGAAGCATGCCAGAGCAAACCAGTGAGAAGTAG